A genome region from Cervus elaphus chromosome 18, mCerEla1.1, whole genome shotgun sequence includes the following:
- the LOC122674872 gene encoding prohibitin-like yields the protein MAAKVFESIGKFGLALAVAGGVVNSALYNVDAGHRAVIFDRFRGVQDIVVGEGTHFLIPWVQKPIIFDCRSRPRNVPVITGSKDLQNVNITLRILFRPVASQLPRIFTSIGEDYDERVLPSITTEILKSVVARFDAGELITQRELVSRQVSDDLTERAATFGLILDDVSLTHLTFGKEFTEAVEAKQVAQQEAERARFVVEKAEQQKKAAIISAEGDSKAAELIANSLATAGDGLIELRKLEAAEDIAYQLSRSRTITYLPAGQSVLLQLPQ from the coding sequence ATGGCTGCCAAAGTGTTTGAGTCCATTGGCAAGTTTGGTCTTGCCTTAGCCGTTGCAGGAGGCGTGGTGAACTCTGCCTTGTATAATGTGGATGCTGGGCACAGAGCTGTCATCTTTGACCGGTTCCGGGGAGTGCAGGACATTGTCGTAGGAGAAGGGACTCACTTCCTCATCCCTTGGGTACAGAAGCCAATCATATTTGACTGCCGCTCTCGACCACGTAACGTGCCAGTAATCACTGGTAGCAAAGATTTACAGAATGTCAACATCACCCTGCGCATCCTCTTCCGGCCGGTTGCTAGTCAGCTTCCTCGCATCTTCACCAGCATTGGAGAGGACTACGATGAGCGCGTGCTGCCGTCCATCACTACAGAGATCCTCAAGTCCGTGGTGGCTCGCTTTGATGCTGGAGAACTGATCACCCAGAGAGAGCTGGTCTCCAGACAGGTGAGCGATGACCTCACAGAGCGAGCAGCGACCTTTGGGCTCATCTTGGATGACGTATCCTTGACGCATCTGACCTTTGGGAAGGAGTTCACAGAAGCGGTGGAAGCAAAacaggtggctcagcaggaagCAGAGAGGGCCAGATTTGTGGTGGAAAAGGCTGAGCAGCAGAAGAAGGCAGCCATCATCTCTGCGGAGGGCGACTCCAAGGCGGCGGAGTTGATCGCCAACTCACTCGCCACTGCAGGCGACGGCCTGATCGAGCTGCGCAAGCTGGAGGCCGCGGAAGACATCGCGTACCAGCTGTCACGCTCGCGGACCATCACCTACCTGCCCGCCGGGCAGTCGGTGCTCCTCCAGCTGCCCCAGTGA